The Lipingzhangella halophila genome segment CTCCGAAGCCATGAGCCTCATCCTGGGGCACTAGTCAGAGAGCGTTCTCCCCGTGTCCTGGTGGCCCAAGGGGCAGGCGTGATCGATGAGCTCTGCGGCGTATTGCCGTAGGAGTCGGCTACCGAGCCGAGCGAGGCCGCGATGCCGGCTTGCTCCGGGCGCTCGCCTAGCGTGGCCATCGATGGACCTCCCGTACGGTTCGCTCGCGAGTTCCTGCACGGAGAAGTCGCTGTCAGGCTCGCTGCCTGTTGCGGGTGGGCATGCTCACCCGCCTCCTCGTGGTGTGCCTGGACTCAGCCTCCACTGGAGGGGCCTTCCTTGTCTTCGGGAGCTTCGGAGGCTCTGGACTCGTCCTCGGTAGCTTCGGAGGTTCTGGACTCGCTTATCGGCTCGTGCTCGCTGAGATCGTGCCGGCGTGCTGCAGTGGTCGCCATCCACGCAGCCGAGGGCGCTGCGGCGACCGGCTCGCGGTACAGCGCGCGACTGAGACCGATGCTCAGGAACAGCAGCACCACGGCGAACGGCAGTCCGGCGGCGATCGAGGCTGCCTGCAGCGCGTCCAGTGCGGTCGATCCGCCCACCCAGAGCAGCACCGCCGCCACGGCGCCCTCGGTGACCGCCCAGAACAAGCGCTGCGCTCTGATCGGATGGGGGTCGCCGCCGTTGGTGAGCATGTCGACCACCAACGAGCCCGAGTCCGACGACGTGGCGAAGAACAGCGTGACCACGAGAACCGTGAGCAACGAGACCGCTATAGCGGCAACCGTGCCGAGCGGCAGTTCATTCACCAACAGGAACATCGCCTGTTCCGGGGCGCTGCCCCCGATGTCCACGCGCCCGGCGAGCTGGTAGTAGAGACCGGTGCCGCCGAGCACAGAGAACCACACGATGGAGGCGGCCACCGGCGCGAGCAACGTGCCGCCGATGAACTGCCGCAGGGTCCGCCCGTAAGAGATGCGGGCGATGAACATCCCCACGAATGGCGACCACGACATCCACCAGCCCCAGTAGAACAGTGTCCACCCGGCCTGCCAGCTCGCTGCCTGGCTCTGCGTCTGCGGGTGGAACACCTCGAAGCTCGTGCCCACCAGGTTCTGCAGGTAGAAACCTGTGTAGTTCGCGAGGCCGGTGAAGATGTAGAGCTTCGGCCCCACGGCGAAGATGATGACCATCAGCAGCACGGCGAGCCCCAGGTTGAGCACCGAGAGCCTGCGGATGCCCCTGTCGATGCCCAGCATTACGCTGACCACCGCAATCGCGGTAATCAGCGCGATGATCAGCACCTGCACTGTCGGATTGATCGGGATCCCGAACACTTCCTCGAGTCCGGCGTTGACCTGCTGGGCCCCGAACCCGAGGGAGGTGGACAGCCCGAACAGGGTGCCGAACACCGCCAGGATGTCGATCAGGTTGCCGACCCACCCGTAAATACGGTCACCGATCAGTGGGTAGAAGCCTGCTGCGGGGCGTAGTGGGAGATTCCGCCGGAAACAGAAGTACCCCATGGACATTCCGAGGACGATGTAGATCGCCCACGGGTGCAGTCCCCAGTGGAAGATGGTGAGGCTCATCGCCTCGGTGGCTGCCTGGCTCTCGCTAGTCGCGGCGATCGGCGCGTTCTGCATGTGGAAGGGTGCCTCGTAGACGCCGAAGAACACCAACCCGATGCCCATACCCGCGGTGAACAGCATGGCGAACCAGGGCAGCGTCCGGTACTGGGGCCTAGAGTCGTCCGGGCCGAGCCGCAGGCGCCCGTAGCGGCTGAGCATTACCGCTAGCACGAAGACCAGGAAGAACGTCGCTATCAGGATGTAGAACCAGCCGAAGTTCGTGGTGATGAACTCCAGCGCGGCGGCCGCGGCTGAGCTCGTGGCGTCGGTGAACGCCAGGCCGGCGATCAGGAACGCGAGGATGATCACGACCGAGATGCCGAATACGGCAGGGTTCGTGTGCGTCCGCACGTACCTGCTGATCGCGTTGCCGCTCGTCTTCTCTTGGTTGTCCGGTGCCGGCATGACTGATTCTCCCCTCTCGCCCTCGAAGTCAGTCACGCGTGGACACGTCACACGAACCGGCCGAAGTGTGGCTAGATCCTTACGGCCTGCTGCCCGACGGTGATGCGGTGGAAACTCCCCCAAGGGCGAGGCAGGTTCGGGACCGCACCCTGTTCGGTGAACACAGGGGCATCATCACCCGCACCCGCCAGCAAGATACGGCGCCAGCACCGTCGTGCGCCGGCGTACTCACCATCTCCGGCATGGCCCGTTCCGCGCCGATCCGAGGGTCGCAGCGCCAGGCCCCTGTCTCGTAGGGTTGACGGCATGACGTCGACGTACAAGCCGCCGGGTCTACCCGAGCGGGGCCGATGCCTGGTCATGGGGGTCGTAAACGTTACCCCCGACTCGTTCTCCGACGGTGGAGCGTGGTTCGACACCGGGCGGGCGATCGAGCACGGCCTGAGCCTCGCCGAGTTGGGAGCCGACATCATCGATGTCGGCGGCGAGTCCACCCGGCCCGGGGCGCAGCGGGTCTCGCGCGACGAGGAGATCCGCCGGATCGGCCCGGTCGTTACGGAACTGGCCCGGCACGGCGTTCCCGTCAGCATCGACACCATGCGCGCCGAGGTGGCCGAGCACGCCGTGGACGCGGGTGCGGTCCTGGTGAACGACGTCAGCGGCGGACTCGCCGACCCCTCCATGGCGCGGCTGGTCGCCCGGACCGGGGTGGCCTACGTGCTGATGCACTGGCGCGGCCACAGCCACGAGATGCAGAACCGCGCCGTGTACGCCGACGTTGTCAAAGAAGTCCACGACGAGCTGCGTGAGCGCCTGGAGTCGATGGTCGACGAGGGGGTCGAACCCCACCAGATCGTTCTCGACCCGGGCCTGGGTTTCGCCAAGCGCCCCGAGGAAGCCCACAACTGGGCGCTGCTCTCCCATCTGGACACGTTCCACGCTCTCGGGTACCCGCTGCTCGTCGCTGGCTCCCGGAAGCGGTTCCTTGGCCGGCTGCTCAGCGACGCCGAAGGCAACGACCGCGAGTTCGCCGAGTGCGACGACGCCACGGTCGCGCTCACCACACTGTCCGCTGACCGCGGTGCCTGGTGCGTCCGGGTGCACAACGTCCGCCCCAACGCCGACGCGGTGCGTGTCGCGGCGGCCTGGCGTACGGGCGGCGCGCAGCTCGACCAGGGGCGGGCCGGCCCTATTGGGCGGAGCGGCCCGTGAGCGCCCGCCAGGAGGTCATGGACCGGGTGGCCGAGGTCAACGCCCAGTTCTACGAGGCGATCGAGAATGGCGACCTCGACCTCATGCAGCGGGTCTGGGCCGATGAGGACGACGCCCCCGATCTGGTGTGCGTGAACCCGGGCTGGCCGCTGCTGCGCGGCCGCGCGGAGATCATGCGTGCGTGGGCGCTGTTCATGGCGAACGTGCCCTACATCCAGTACGTGTTGACCGAGACCACCATTGGCGTGAGCGGCGAGACCGCGATGGTCACCTGCGAGGAGAACGTGCTCACCGCCGAGGAGGACACCCCCGGGTTCATCGCCGGCGGCCAGGTGGTCACCACGAACTTGTTCGTGCACACCGCGCACGGCTGGCGCATGTGGTCGCACCACGCCTCGCCCGTGCTGCTCGATGACGCTGACGAAGAGGAGTGAGGTGACCGGTACCAGGGAGCGGGAAGACGAGGCGCGCCGCTCGGACCGCCCGGACCGCCTGGACCGGATCGCGGTGCGTGGGCTGCGCGCGTGGGGTTACCACGGGGTGCTGGAGCAGGAGCGCCGCGACGGCCAGACGTTTGTCGTCGACGTGGTGCTGGGAGTGGACTCCCGCGAGGCCGCGCGTACGGACGATCTCGCGCACACGGTCCATTACGGTGTCCTGAGCGAACGCCTGGTCGGTGCGGTCGCGGGCGAGCCGGTGGCCCTCATCGAGACGCTGGCGCAGCGCCTCGCGGACACCTGCCTCGCCGAGACCGCGGTACACGAGGTGGAGGTGACCGTGCACAAGCCCGACGCCCCGATTCCGCACGAGTTTTCCGATGTCACCGTCAC includes the following:
- a CDS encoding BCCT family transporter, yielding MPAPDNQEKTSGNAISRYVRTHTNPAVFGISVVIILAFLIAGLAFTDATSSAAAAALEFITTNFGWFYILIATFFLVFVLAVMLSRYGRLRLGPDDSRPQYRTLPWFAMLFTAGMGIGLVFFGVYEAPFHMQNAPIAATSESQAATEAMSLTIFHWGLHPWAIYIVLGMSMGYFCFRRNLPLRPAAGFYPLIGDRIYGWVGNLIDILAVFGTLFGLSTSLGFGAQQVNAGLEEVFGIPINPTVQVLIIALITAIAVVSVMLGIDRGIRRLSVLNLGLAVLLMVIIFAVGPKLYIFTGLANYTGFYLQNLVGTSFEVFHPQTQSQAASWQAGWTLFYWGWWMSWSPFVGMFIARISYGRTLRQFIGGTLLAPVAASIVWFSVLGGTGLYYQLAGRVDIGGSAPEQAMFLLVNELPLGTVAAIAVSLLTVLVVTLFFATSSDSGSLVVDMLTNGGDPHPIRAQRLFWAVTEGAVAAVLLWVGGSTALDALQAASIAAGLPFAVVLLFLSIGLSRALYREPVAAAPSAAWMATTAARRHDLSEHEPISESRTSEATEDESRASEAPEDKEGPSSGG
- the folP gene encoding dihydropteroate synthase, translating into MTSTYKPPGLPERGRCLVMGVVNVTPDSFSDGGAWFDTGRAIEHGLSLAELGADIIDVGGESTRPGAQRVSRDEEIRRIGPVVTELARHGVPVSIDTMRAEVAEHAVDAGAVLVNDVSGGLADPSMARLVARTGVAYVLMHWRGHSHEMQNRAVYADVVKEVHDELRERLESMVDEGVEPHQIVLDPGLGFAKRPEEAHNWALLSHLDTFHALGYPLLVAGSRKRFLGRLLSDAEGNDREFAECDDATVALTTLSADRGAWCVRVHNVRPNADAVRVAAAWRTGGAQLDQGRAGPIGRSGP
- a CDS encoding nuclear transport factor 2 family protein — translated: MSARQEVMDRVAEVNAQFYEAIENGDLDLMQRVWADEDDAPDLVCVNPGWPLLRGRAEIMRAWALFMANVPYIQYVLTETTIGVSGETAMVTCEENVLTAEEDTPGFIAGGQVVTTNLFVHTAHGWRMWSHHASPVLLDDADEEE
- the folB gene encoding dihydroneopterin aldolase, translated to MTGTREREDEARRSDRPDRLDRIAVRGLRAWGYHGVLEQERRDGQTFVVDVVLGVDSREAARTDDLAHTVHYGVLSERLVGAVAGEPVALIETLAQRLADTCLAETAVHEVEVTVHKPDAPIPHEFSDVTVTIVRER